A window of the Diabrotica undecimpunctata isolate CICGRU chromosome 1, icDiaUnde3, whole genome shotgun sequence genome harbors these coding sequences:
- the LOC140442880 gene encoding uncharacterized protein: MESEEFIINEGLREGGVLGPILFNIVLDDIIKETRAETLKLYAGQRNLDAVWISECAYSDDLVIFEINEEALNRNLQVWNAALIKRNLRINNENTKVMVCGKNRKQTKITLNGNTLEQVDTYKYKVQIENRGTEETEISSRIESAARMYHTTKSTFLSKKEVFQKAKVPIYKTVFVPSFGSESWTLTDKLKSKIQSIEMKFLRRIMSITRLDRIRNEAVREHLKVQSIIKKTEEAQLR; encoded by the coding sequence ATGGAATCCGAAGAGTTCATAATAAATGAGGGTCTACGTGAAGGAGGAGTTCTAGGCCCCATACTGTTTAACATTGTCTTGGATGACATAATTAAAGAAACTAGAGcagaaacattgaaattatatgccGGACAAAGAAATCTAGATGCAGTGTGGATCTCAGAGTGTGCATACTCAGACGATCTAGTGATATTTGAGATAAATGAAGAAGCACTCAATCGAAATTTACAAGTATGGAACGCTGCACTAATTAAACGAAATTTGAGGATCAATAATGAGAACACGAAAGTCATGGTATGTGGAAAGAATAGAAAACAAACGAAGATAACACTTAACGGAAATACACTTGAACAAGTCGATACTTACAAATACAAAGTACAAATAGAGAACAGAGGAACTGAAGAAACAGAAATAAGTTCCAGAATAGAAAGTGCTGCTCGCATGTACCACACAACTAAAAGTacgtttttgtcgaaaaaagaAGTATTCCAAAAAGCCAAAGTGCCCATATACAAGACGGTGTTTGTACCGTCTTTTGGTAGTGAAAGTTGGACGCTTACcgataaattaaaatctaaaatacaGAGCATAGAAATGAAGTTTCTTAGAAGAATAATGAGTATAACCAGGTTAGACAGGATTAGAAATGAGGCAGTCAGAGAACATCTTAAGGTCCAATCAATTATTAAGAAAACTGAAGAGGCCCAGCTGAGATAG